One genomic region from Cucumis melo cultivar AY chromosome 9, USDA_Cmelo_AY_1.0, whole genome shotgun sequence encodes:
- the LOC103482534 gene encoding endoglucanase 8-like isoform X2: MLKLVVVSSHDYGDALTKSILFFEGQRSGKLPPNQRVTWRKDSALRDGIEFGVDLVGGYYDAGDNVKFSFPMAFTTTMLSWSVLEFGKDMGSDLPYAMDSIRWATDYLLKATSVPGFVFAQVGDPYADHFCWERPEDMDTPRTPYAVSKQFPGSEVSAEIAAALAASSIVFKPLDGGYSARLLKRARMVFEFADTYRGSYNDSLGRWVCPFYCSYSGYEDELIWGAAWLYKATKSAFYWNYITKNINKIENNNNNYAFGWDTKYAGINVLISKFVMSGNGSSSSMFINYADKFICSVLPESPSPSVSYSPGGLLFKPGGSNMQHSTALSFLVVVYSNYLNQYKRTLHCGNVVASPSRLLQLAKTQVDYILGSNPLGMSYMVGYGKKFPQRIHHRGSSLPSMANYPQAIGCAKGKQYFQSNNPNPNLLIGAVVGGPDFKDSYADSRVDFVYSEPTTYINAPLVGLLAYFKSHPNS, encoded by the exons ATGTTGAAGCTTGTGGTTGTGTCTTCTCATGACTATGGAGATGCTTTGACAAAAAGTATACTGTTTTTTGAAGGTCAGAGGTCCGGAAAATTGCCTCCTAACCAACGAGTCACTTGGAGGAAGGATTCGGCTCTTCGTGATGGCATTGAGTTTGGT GTTGATTTGGTGGGTGGCTACTATGACGCCGGTGACAATGTGAAGTTCAGTTTTCCAATGGCGTTCACCACCACCATGCTTTCATGGAGTGTGCTGGAGTTCGGAAAAGACATGGGCTCCGACCTTCCCTACGCCATGGACTCGATCCGATGGGCCACCGATTACTTACTCAAAGCCACTTCTGTCCCTGGCTTTGTTTTTGCTCAGGTTGGCGACCCCTACGCCGACCATTTCTGCTGGGAACGACCCGAAGATATGGATACGCCGAGGACTCCTTACGCTGTCAGCAAGCAGTTTCCTGGCTCTGAAGTGTCCGCTGAGATCGCTGCTGCGCTCGCGGCCTCCTCCATTGTGTTTAAGCCTCTTGATGGAGGTTACTCTGCTAGGCTTCTTAAAAGGGCTAGAATG GTTTTTGAGTTTGCAGATACTTATCGAGGGTCTTACAACGACAGTCTTGGACGATGGGTTTGTCCATTTTATTGTAGCTATAGTGGCTATGAG GACGAATTGATATGGGGAGCTGCTTGGTTATACAAGGCAACAAAGTCTGCATTTTATTGGAACTATATCACTAAAAACATCAACAAAATagagaacaacaacaacaattaTGCT TTTGGATGGGATACCAAATATGCTGGGATTAATGTCCTCATTTCCAAG TTTGTGATGAGTGGAAATGGTTCTTCTTCCAGTATGTTTATTAATTATGCTGATAAGTTCATATGCTCAGTTCTTCCTGAATCCCCCTCTCCATCAGTTTCTTACTCACCAG gtGGACTTCTATTCAAACCTGGAGGAAGTAACATGCAACATTCAACAGCCTTATCATTTCTTGTTGTTGTTTATTCAAATTACTTGAATCAATACAAACGAACTCTTCATTGTGGAAATGTTGTAGCCTCTCCATCTCGTCTTCTACAACTTGCCAAGACCCAG GTGGATTACATACTAGGAAGCAACCCATTGGGGATGTCCTATATGGTGGGTTATGGCAAAAAGTTCCCACAAAGGATTCACCATCGTGGCTCATCATTGCCATCCATGGCCAACTATCCACAGGCCATTGGATGTGCAAAAGGGAAACAGTATTTTCAAAGCAACAATCCAAACCCTAATTTGCTAATTGGAGCTGTTGTTGGAGGACCTGATTTCAAAGATTCTTATGCAGATTCGAGAGTTGATTTTGTTTATTCTGAACCAACTACTTATATTAATGCTCCTCTTGTTGGTCTCTTGGCTTACTTCAAATCTCATCCTAATTCATAG
- the LOC103504705 gene encoding peroxidase 15-like isoform X2: protein MPEQGCDGSVLLEDSVADGIDSEQNAPGNQGIQGQNIVADIKTAVENACPSVVSCADILAIASNSAVVLAGGRGWEVQLGRRDSRIANRSGAVSNLPSPFEPLANLTVKFANVGLNSTDLVSLSGAHTFGQSRCRFFQGRLSNFSGTGMPDPSLDPTYRDILLEACPQGGDDNRVNLDPTTPDEFDNNYFTNLQGNRGLLTSDQVLFSPPGAATTVDVDRFAASQEVFFDAFGASMIKMGNIMSPSTTTDGSEIRLTCSRVNPLPTLADM from the exons ATGCCCGAGCAG GGATGTGATGGGTCGGTTCTACTTGAAGACTCAGTCGCAGATGGTATAGACAGTGAACAAAACGCACCCGGAAACCAAGGAATACAAGGCCAAAATATCGTCGCCGACATCAAAACTGCAGTTGAAAATGCATGTCCAAGCGTTGTCTCATGTGCTGATATCTTAGCTATTGCATCTAATTCAGCCGTCGTCTTG GCAGGAGGAAGGGGTTGGGAGGTTCAACTAGGAAGAAGAGATAGCAGAATAGCAAATAGGTCAGGAGCTGTGAGTAATCTTCCAAGTCCTTTTGAACCTCTTGCAAATCTTACTGTCAAGTTTGCCAACGTTGGTCTTAATTCTACTGATCTTGTCTCTTTATCTG GGGCGCACACGTTTGGTCAATCAAGGTGCCGATTCTTTCAAGGGCGATTGAGCAACTTTAGCGGAACGGGGATGCCTGATCCAAGTCTAGACCCGACCTACAGAGACATCCTTCTAGAGGCATGTCCTCAAGGCGGAGACGACAACCGAGTGAATCTAGACCCGACAACTCCCGATGAATTCGACAACAACTATTTCACCAATCTTCAAGGCAACCGTGGGCTTCTTACAAGTGACCAAGTACTGTTCTCCCCTCCTGGTGCCGCCACCACCGTTGACGTGGATCGCTTTGCAGCAAGCCAAGAAGTATTCTTTGATGCTTTTGGAGCCTCCATGATAAAGATGGGGAATATTATGAGCCCATCGACTACAACTGATGGGTCGGAGATACGTTTAACTTGTTCTAGGGTTAATCCTTTGCCTACTCTTGCTGATATGTAA
- the LOC103482534 gene encoding endoglucanase 8-like isoform X1, producing the protein MLKLVVVSSHDYGDALTKSILFFEGQRSGKLPPNQRVTWRKDSALRDGIEFGVDLVGGYYDAGDNVKFSFPMAFTTTMLSWSVLEFGKDMGSDLPYAMDSIRWATDYLLKATSVPGFVFAQVGDPYADHFCWERPEDMDTPRTPYAVSKQFPGSEVSAEIAAALAASSIVFKPLDGGYSARLLKRARMVFEFADTYRGSYNDSLGRWVCPFYCSYSGYEDELIWGAAWLYKATKSAFYWNYITKNINKIENNNNNYAAVDHNNVINSKNNNNAFQRYSSGTFAEFGWDTKYAGINVLISKFVMSGNGSSSSMFINYADKFICSVLPESPSPSVSYSPGGLLFKPGGSNMQHSTALSFLVVVYSNYLNQYKRTLHCGNVVASPSRLLQLAKTQVDYILGSNPLGMSYMVGYGKKFPQRIHHRGSSLPSMANYPQAIGCAKGKQYFQSNNPNPNLLIGAVVGGPDFKDSYADSRVDFVYSEPTTYINAPLVGLLAYFKSHPNS; encoded by the exons ATGTTGAAGCTTGTGGTTGTGTCTTCTCATGACTATGGAGATGCTTTGACAAAAAGTATACTGTTTTTTGAAGGTCAGAGGTCCGGAAAATTGCCTCCTAACCAACGAGTCACTTGGAGGAAGGATTCGGCTCTTCGTGATGGCATTGAGTTTGGT GTTGATTTGGTGGGTGGCTACTATGACGCCGGTGACAATGTGAAGTTCAGTTTTCCAATGGCGTTCACCACCACCATGCTTTCATGGAGTGTGCTGGAGTTCGGAAAAGACATGGGCTCCGACCTTCCCTACGCCATGGACTCGATCCGATGGGCCACCGATTACTTACTCAAAGCCACTTCTGTCCCTGGCTTTGTTTTTGCTCAGGTTGGCGACCCCTACGCCGACCATTTCTGCTGGGAACGACCCGAAGATATGGATACGCCGAGGACTCCTTACGCTGTCAGCAAGCAGTTTCCTGGCTCTGAAGTGTCCGCTGAGATCGCTGCTGCGCTCGCGGCCTCCTCCATTGTGTTTAAGCCTCTTGATGGAGGTTACTCTGCTAGGCTTCTTAAAAGGGCTAGAATG GTTTTTGAGTTTGCAGATACTTATCGAGGGTCTTACAACGACAGTCTTGGACGATGGGTTTGTCCATTTTATTGTAGCTATAGTGGCTATGAG GACGAATTGATATGGGGAGCTGCTTGGTTATACAAGGCAACAAAGTCTGCATTTTATTGGAACTATATCACTAAAAACATCAACAAAATagagaacaacaacaacaattaTGCTGCTGTTGATCATAATAATGTGATTAactctaaaaataataataatgcctTTCAACGTTATTCTAGTGGTACCTTTGCTGAGTTTGGATGGGATACCAAATATGCTGGGATTAATGTCCTCATTTCCAAG TTTGTGATGAGTGGAAATGGTTCTTCTTCCAGTATGTTTATTAATTATGCTGATAAGTTCATATGCTCAGTTCTTCCTGAATCCCCCTCTCCATCAGTTTCTTACTCACCAG gtGGACTTCTATTCAAACCTGGAGGAAGTAACATGCAACATTCAACAGCCTTATCATTTCTTGTTGTTGTTTATTCAAATTACTTGAATCAATACAAACGAACTCTTCATTGTGGAAATGTTGTAGCCTCTCCATCTCGTCTTCTACAACTTGCCAAGACCCAG GTGGATTACATACTAGGAAGCAACCCATTGGGGATGTCCTATATGGTGGGTTATGGCAAAAAGTTCCCACAAAGGATTCACCATCGTGGCTCATCATTGCCATCCATGGCCAACTATCCACAGGCCATTGGATGTGCAAAAGGGAAACAGTATTTTCAAAGCAACAATCCAAACCCTAATTTGCTAATTGGAGCTGTTGTTGGAGGACCTGATTTCAAAGATTCTTATGCAGATTCGAGAGTTGATTTTGTTTATTCTGAACCAACTACTTATATTAATGCTCCTCTTGTTGGTCTCTTGGCTTACTTCAAATCTCATCCTAATTCATAG
- the LOC103504705 gene encoding peroxidase 2-like isoform X1, with amino-acid sequence MAFSKALPYILLVTMLFTVGPTMAQLSPTFYDTTCPNLSSIVEDVVRQALQTDARAGAKLIRFHFHDCFVNGCDGSVLLEDSVADGIDSEQNAPGNQGIQGQNIVADIKTAVENACPSVVSCADILAIASNSAVVLAGGRGWEVQLGRRDSRIANRSGAVSNLPSPFEPLANLTVKFANVGLNSTDLVSLSGAHTFGQSRCRFFQGRLSNFSGTGMPDPSLDPTYRDILLEACPQGGDDNRVNLDPTTPDEFDNNYFTNLQGNRGLLTSDQVLFSPPGAATTVDVDRFAASQEVFFDAFGASMIKMGNIMSPSTTTDGSEIRLTCSRVNPLPTLADM; translated from the exons ATGGCTTTCTCCAAAGCACTGCCCTATATTCTCCTCGTCACCATGCTGTTCACTGTCGGGCCAACCATGGCGCAGTTGAGCCCGACGTTCTACGACACCACATGCCCCAACCTATCCTCCATTGTAGAAGATGTAGTGAGACAAGCACTCCAAACCGATGCCCGAGCAGGTGCCAAACTCATTCGCTTTCATTTCCATGATTGTTTCGTCAAT GGATGTGATGGGTCGGTTCTACTTGAAGACTCAGTCGCAGATGGTATAGACAGTGAACAAAACGCACCCGGAAACCAAGGAATACAAGGCCAAAATATCGTCGCCGACATCAAAACTGCAGTTGAAAATGCATGTCCAAGCGTTGTCTCATGTGCTGATATCTTAGCTATTGCATCTAATTCAGCCGTCGTCTTG GCAGGAGGAAGGGGTTGGGAGGTTCAACTAGGAAGAAGAGATAGCAGAATAGCAAATAGGTCAGGAGCTGTGAGTAATCTTCCAAGTCCTTTTGAACCTCTTGCAAATCTTACTGTCAAGTTTGCCAACGTTGGTCTTAATTCTACTGATCTTGTCTCTTTATCTG GGGCGCACACGTTTGGTCAATCAAGGTGCCGATTCTTTCAAGGGCGATTGAGCAACTTTAGCGGAACGGGGATGCCTGATCCAAGTCTAGACCCGACCTACAGAGACATCCTTCTAGAGGCATGTCCTCAAGGCGGAGACGACAACCGAGTGAATCTAGACCCGACAACTCCCGATGAATTCGACAACAACTATTTCACCAATCTTCAAGGCAACCGTGGGCTTCTTACAAGTGACCAAGTACTGTTCTCCCCTCCTGGTGCCGCCACCACCGTTGACGTGGATCGCTTTGCAGCAAGCCAAGAAGTATTCTTTGATGCTTTTGGAGCCTCCATGATAAAGATGGGGAATATTATGAGCCCATCGACTACAACTGATGGGTCGGAGATACGTTTAACTTGTTCTAGGGTTAATCCTTTGCCTACTCTTGCTGATATGTAA